A genomic window from Desulfuromonas sp. includes:
- a CDS encoding transcription elongation factor GreA yields the protein MSNQVPMTPTGYQSLQQELKNLIRVERPKVVADIAEARGHGDLSENAEYDAAKERQGMIEGRIQEINDKIARAQVIDPSELDTEKIVFGAKVTLFDVDTENEVTYQIVGEDEANIKLGKISVTSPVGKALIGHFVDDEVKIRVPSGVKVYEVTDVIYE from the coding sequence ATGTCAAATCAGGTACCGATGACTCCCACAGGTTATCAGAGCCTTCAGCAGGAGCTGAAAAACCTTATTCGCGTCGAAAGGCCCAAGGTCGTGGCCGATATAGCCGAGGCCCGTGGTCACGGTGATCTTTCGGAAAATGCTGAGTATGATGCCGCCAAAGAACGTCAGGGGATGATTGAGGGGCGGATTCAGGAGATCAACGACAAGATTGCCCGGGCCCAGGTTATCGATCCGTCAGAACTCGATACGGAAAAAATAGTTTTTGGCGCCAAGGTAACTCTTTTTGATGTCGATACCGAAAACGAGGTAACATACCAGATAGTCGGAGAGGATGAGGCCAACATCAAGCTCGGAAAAATATCGGTGACATCCCCGGTCGGAAAGGCTCTGATCGGACATTTCGTTGATGATGAAGTTAAAATTCGGGTCCCTTCAGGTGTTAAAGTATACGAAGTGACCGATGTTATCTATGAGTGA
- a CDS encoding amino acid-binding protein: MKVEQISIFIENKSGRLAEVTRVLGDAGVNIRALSLADTSDFGILRLIVDQNDKAKETLKAEGFTVNKTEVVAVEVPDEPKGLFSILNVLENGNVNVEYMYAFVERCGENAVIIFRFDDIESAIKVLIDNGITVLKGERVYQM, from the coding sequence ATGAAGGTAGAACAGATTTCCATATTTATTGAGAACAAATCAGGACGCCTGGCAGAAGTAACGCGGGTTCTCGGCGACGCCGGGGTGAATATCCGGGCGCTCTCTCTGGCCGACACCTCCGATTTCGGTATCCTGCGCCTGATCGTTGACCAGAACGACAAGGCCAAGGAGACCCTGAAAGCCGAAGGGTTTACGGTCAACAAGACCGAAGTTGTCGCGGTTGAGGTTCCCGATGAACCCAAGGGGCTTTTCAGTATCCTGAATGTTCTCGAAAACGGAAACGTTAATGTCGAGTACATGTATGCATTTGTTGAACGTTGTGGAGAAAATGCCGTCATCATTTTTCGCTTCGATGATATTGAAAGTGCCATCAAGGTCCTGATTGATAACGGAATCACAGTTCTTAAAGGTGAACGTGTCTACCAGATGTAG
- a CDS encoding phenylacetate--CoA ligase has translation MILSRIWAPEKECLDRDELSTLQLSRLKKTIKRVYDKVPCYKDKFKTYGIHPEEIHHLDDLSRLPFTTKEDLRLNYPYGMFAVPLKDVVRIHSSSGTTGKPTVVGYSRKDLESWTELTARFMTAAGVDENDIVHIAFGYGLFTGAFGLHYGAEKIGASVIPMSSGNTDKQIMIMQDYRSTALVCTPSYALTLADRMEKSGYDIDSLHLKVGLFGAEPWSEELRKEIEARLGIVATDNYGLSEVMGPGVAGECLNRNGMHIFEDHFIPEIIDPESGEVMPSGSIGELVLTCINKEAFPMVRYRTRDITRLDYEPCACGRTHVRMMKTMGRSDDMLIIKGVNVFPTQIEEILFQVEGCEPNYQLILDKKGAMDTLEIHIEVNERIFFDEMKKQREFVSILERKLASNLGVGATVKLVEPSSLTRHEGKAQRIIDNRNK, from the coding sequence ATTATTTTGAGTAGAATCTGGGCTCCGGAAAAAGAGTGTCTCGACCGTGATGAATTAAGCACTCTGCAATTATCAAGACTCAAGAAAACAATTAAAAGAGTCTATGATAAAGTCCCGTGTTATAAGGATAAATTCAAGACCTACGGGATTCATCCCGAAGAGATCCATCACCTCGATGATTTATCGAGGCTGCCTTTTACAACCAAGGAAGATCTCCGCCTGAATTATCCTTATGGCATGTTTGCAGTACCGCTGAAGGATGTTGTCCGCATCCATTCATCATCCGGCACAACCGGCAAACCGACCGTTGTCGGTTATTCGCGAAAAGACCTCGAAAGCTGGACTGAACTTACGGCCCGGTTCATGACTGCGGCCGGGGTTGACGAAAATGACATCGTTCACATTGCCTTTGGATACGGTCTTTTTACCGGAGCATTCGGACTCCATTATGGCGCCGAAAAGATCGGTGCATCGGTCATCCCGATGTCGAGCGGCAATACCGATAAACAGATCATGATCATGCAGGATTATCGGTCAACAGCCCTCGTCTGCACCCCTTCGTACGCATTGACCCTGGCCGACCGGATGGAGAAATCGGGGTATGATATCGACTCCCTGCATCTCAAGGTCGGGCTATTCGGCGCCGAACCGTGGAGTGAAGAGTTACGCAAGGAGATTGAAGCCCGACTCGGCATTGTCGCAACCGACAACTACGGACTCTCCGAGGTCATGGGCCCCGGTGTCGCCGGAGAATGTCTCAACCGGAACGGAATGCACATCTTTGAAGACCATTTTATCCCCGAAATCATCGACCCGGAATCAGGGGAGGTCATGCCGTCAGGCTCTATCGGCGAACTGGTTCTGACCTGCATCAACAAAGAGGCTTTTCCGATGGTCCGCTATCGGACCCGCGATATAACCCGTCTCGATTACGAGCCATGCGCCTGCGGCCGGACCCATGTCCGGATGATGAAAACAATGGGGCGCTCCGATGACATGCTGATCATCAAGGGGGTCAATGTTTTCCCGACACAAATTGAAGAGATTCTGTTCCAGGTAGAAGGGTGTGAGCCGAACTATCAGTTGATTCTCGACAAAAAAGGGGCAATGGACACCCTGGAAATCCATATCGAGGTCAATGAACGGATCTTTTTTGACGAGATGAAGAAACAAAGGGAATTCGTCAGCATCCTCGAACGGAAGCTCGCTTCAAATCTCGGCGTCGGGGCAACGGTCAAGCTTGTCGAACCGTCGTCGCTGACCCGTCACGAAGGGAAGGCTCAACGCATCATTGACAATAGGAACAAGTGA
- a CDS encoding pilus assembly protein PilZ — protein sequence MRGSIYKAMTEKRTGQDKRVNIKLTVNFGTRDISNLGFTEDISASGIFLKTARVYPVGTNLKIEITTDDGEIIRILGYVHWSKEVPPNLVWTVNDAGMGIQIIRFVCGQDIYFRLLKE from the coding sequence ATGCGGGGTTCAATATATAAAGCCATGACTGAGAAAAGAACCGGACAGGATAAACGCGTCAATATCAAGCTGACGGTAAACTTCGGGACCAGGGATATCAGCAATCTCGGATTTACTGAAGATATATCCGCGTCCGGAATATTCCTGAAAACAGCGAGAGTATATCCGGTTGGCACAAACCTGAAAATAGAGATTACTACTGATGATGGAGAGATTATCCGGATACTGGGATACGTCCATTGGTCAAAAGAGGTTCCACCCAACCTCGTATGGACTGTCAATGATGCGGGGATGGGTATACAGATCATCCGGTTTGTATGTGGACAGGATATCTACTTCAGGCTTTTAAAAGAGTGA
- the iorA gene encoding indolepyruvate ferredoxin oxidoreductase subunit alpha has translation MNKTILSGNEAFARGAHEAGVRVASAYPGTPSTEILENIIQYPEIDASWAPNEKVALEVAIGASFGGARAMATMKHVGLNVAADPLFTLSYIGVRGGLVLIVADDPEMHSSQDEQDSRNYAKFAKVPMFEPADSEEARLYVRLGYEISEQFDTPVLIRSTTRLSHGKSVVNLEPPVAGLPEPSLERNPGKMVMLPSNARNRHPIVEQRILDMEKWACQQPFNRIEEGDSSLGIITTGVAYQYAREVFPTASILKLGMVYPLPKQMIKEFAATVDKLVVVEELDPFIEEAVRNMGIEVSGKDLLPICGEFTPERIESAVKGKPVDTAYKVSEELPGRPPMLCPGCGHRGIFHILKQLGAFVTGDIGCYTLAALPPLSAMDSCVCMGAGISNATGIAKVLPENERQKVVGVMGDSTFLHTGINSLMDLVYNNSTATVVILDNAATGMTGRQDNPATGHTLQGTEAPTVDLENLCKALGVKHIRTIDPNDLDLTRKTMQEMMAIPEPSVVIARRVCMLERHGNAERTTPLLVLEDKCVGCRACQKICCPAISWREGAGEKGKGQAVVDALLCTGCKVCEQVCKFDAFGEVDGK, from the coding sequence ATGAACAAAACAATCCTCTCAGGGAATGAAGCGTTTGCGCGCGGAGCCCACGAGGCCGGAGTCCGTGTCGCTTCTGCGTATCCGGGCACCCCGAGTACGGAAATCCTTGAAAATATCATCCAGTATCCGGAAATTGACGCCTCCTGGGCGCCGAATGAGAAGGTTGCCCTCGAAGTCGCAATCGGCGCTTCCTTCGGCGGCGCCAGAGCCATGGCCACCATGAAACATGTCGGCCTCAATGTCGCTGCTGATCCGCTTTTCACTCTCTCTTATATCGGTGTCCGGGGTGGCCTTGTCCTGATCGTTGCCGACGATCCGGAGATGCACTCCAGCCAGGATGAACAGGATAGCCGGAACTATGCCAAATTTGCCAAGGTTCCGATGTTCGAACCGGCGGACAGCGAAGAGGCCCGTCTTTACGTTCGGCTCGGTTATGAAATCAGTGAACAGTTCGACACTCCAGTGCTGATTCGTTCGACAACACGATTGTCACACGGAAAATCGGTTGTCAACCTGGAGCCCCCGGTCGCCGGACTTCCGGAACCGTCACTGGAACGCAACCCGGGCAAAATGGTTATGTTGCCATCGAATGCGCGCAACCGGCATCCGATCGTCGAGCAACGAATCCTCGATATGGAAAAATGGGCCTGCCAACAGCCTTTCAACAGGATTGAAGAGGGCGACAGCAGTCTTGGCATTATCACAACCGGCGTTGCGTATCAATATGCCAGAGAAGTCTTCCCGACCGCATCGATATTGAAGCTGGGAATGGTTTATCCGTTGCCGAAACAGATGATCAAGGAGTTCGCCGCGACAGTCGACAAGCTGGTTGTCGTCGAAGAACTCGACCCCTTTATCGAAGAAGCCGTACGCAACATGGGGATCGAGGTCAGCGGTAAAGACCTGCTGCCGATCTGCGGCGAATTTACTCCGGAAAGGATCGAGAGTGCGGTCAAGGGTAAGCCGGTTGACACGGCCTATAAAGTCAGTGAAGAACTGCCGGGGCGCCCGCCAATGTTGTGTCCGGGCTGCGGCCATCGCGGTATCTTTCATATTCTCAAACAACTCGGCGCTTTCGTGACCGGTGATATCGGATGCTACACGCTCGCAGCCCTGCCTCCACTGAGTGCCATGGACAGCTGTGTCTGCATGGGCGCCGGGATCAGTAATGCAACGGGTATCGCCAAGGTTCTTCCTGAGAACGAGCGGCAGAAGGTCGTCGGCGTCATGGGCGATTCGACTTTTCTTCATACGGGCATTAACAGCCTTATGGACCTGGTTTATAACAATTCGACAGCAACGGTCGTTATCCTTGATAATGCAGCGACCGGGATGACCGGCCGGCAGGACAATCCGGCAACCGGGCATACATTGCAAGGCACCGAAGCCCCGACCGTCGACCTGGAAAACCTGTGCAAGGCGCTCGGCGTCAAGCATATCAGGACGATTGATCCGAATGACCTCGATCTGACCCGCAAAACAATGCAGGAGATGATGGCAATTCCCGAACCGTCGGTCGTTATCGCCCGCCGCGTCTGCATGCTTGAAAGACACGGCAACGCAGAGCGGACAACACCTCTGCTCGTTCTCGAAGATAAATGTGTCGGCTGTCGTGCCTGCCAGAAGATTTGCTGCCCGGCCATCTCATGGCGAGAAGGGGCTGGAGAAAAAGGCAAGGGGCAGGCCGTGGTCGATGCATTGCTATGCACTGGCTGCAAAGTGTGTGAACAGGTATGTAAATTCGATGCGTTCGGAGAAGTCGATGGCAAATAA
- a CDS encoding disulfide oxidoreductase, whose amino-acid sequence MKNMTSKSINLETTLGQLLKKDQQLGKFLKDRFNLGCLGCGGVEHETIEKGAIAHGLDPEELLREVKNFLK is encoded by the coding sequence GTGAAAAACATGACCAGTAAATCAATCAATCTTGAAACAACATTGGGGCAATTGCTCAAAAAGGATCAGCAGCTCGGGAAATTCCTGAAAGATCGATTCAATCTTGGATGCCTCGGTTGCGGTGGTGTCGAACACGAAACCATTGAAAAAGGGGCAATCGCGCATGGACTCGATCCGGAAGAGCTCCTCAGAGAAGTGAAAAACTTCCTGAAATAA
- a CDS encoding phenylacetate--CoA ligase, whose product MIWNDEFETLPREALQSLQLKRLQQTLQRVYESVPFYRDSFNKANLKPADVKSLEDLQRVPFTLKQDMRDNYPYGLFAAPLDQIVRIHASSGTTGKPTVVGYTRKDIDNWSEMMARSFAAAGAHAGDVIHNAYGYGLFTGGLGAHYGAEMLGASVIPMSGGNTKRQIMIMQDFGSTVLTCTPSYCLYLAEAAAEEGVDIRDLPLRVGIHGAEPWSEQMRDEIEEKLGIKAIDIYGLSEIMGPGVGIECIEAQSGLHIWEDHFIPEIINPETGEILPYGEKGELVITTITKEGIPMIRYRTRDITRIIPEPCVCGRTHIRLERMSGRSDDMLIIRGVNVFPSQIESILMNIEGVEPHYLLVVDRDDNLDTLEVQVEVNESIFSDEVKVLQGLNKEIRYQIKELLGVTCEVRLVEPKTIARSEGKAQRVIDKRQDA is encoded by the coding sequence ATGATCTGGAATGATGAATTTGAAACACTGCCGCGGGAAGCGTTGCAATCACTGCAATTAAAACGTCTGCAACAAACCCTGCAGCGGGTTTACGAATCGGTCCCATTTTATCGCGATTCATTCAACAAGGCGAACCTGAAGCCGGCCGATGTTAAATCCCTGGAGGATCTGCAGCGGGTTCCGTTTACGCTCAAACAGGATATGCGGGACAACTATCCGTATGGCCTGTTTGCCGCACCTCTCGACCAGATCGTCCGTATTCATGCCTCTTCCGGAACAACCGGCAAACCGACCGTCGTCGGCTATACCCGCAAGGACATCGACAACTGGTCGGAAATGATGGCCCGATCGTTCGCTGCCGCCGGTGCCCATGCCGGTGATGTCATTCACAATGCCTACGGATACGGCCTTTTTACGGGTGGCCTCGGAGCTCACTACGGCGCCGAAATGCTCGGCGCATCGGTCATACCGATGTCTGGCGGCAACACCAAACGCCAGATCATGATCATGCAGGACTTCGGTTCGACGGTCCTGACCTGTACACCATCCTATTGTCTCTACCTGGCGGAAGCGGCAGCCGAAGAGGGGGTCGATATCCGCGACCTGCCGCTCAGGGTCGGTATCCATGGCGCCGAGCCATGGAGTGAGCAGATGCGGGACGAGATAGAAGAGAAACTCGGGATCAAGGCGATCGACATCTATGGTCTCTCCGAAATCATGGGGCCAGGTGTCGGAATCGAATGTATCGAAGCGCAAAGCGGCCTGCACATCTGGGAAGATCATTTCATCCCCGAGATTATCAATCCGGAGACGGGGGAAATCCTGCCGTACGGAGAGAAGGGCGAGCTGGTGATAACGACCATCACCAAGGAAGGGATTCCGATGATCCGCTACCGGACCCGGGATATTACGCGAATCATTCCCGAACCCTGCGTATGCGGCCGGACTCACATCCGGCTTGAAAGAATGAGCGGTCGTTCCGACGACATGCTGATAATTCGCGGGGTCAACGTCTTCCCTTCACAGATTGAAAGCATTCTGATGAATATCGAGGGGGTTGAGCCGCATTATCTGCTGGTAGTTGACCGGGACGACAACCTCGATACGCTGGAAGTCCAGGTCGAGGTAAATGAATCGATTTTCTCGGATGAAGTCAAGGTTTTACAGGGTTTAAACAAGGAAATCAGGTACCAGATCAAGGAATTACTCGGCGTGACCTGTGAAGTCAGGCTGGTCGAACCGAAAACCATTGCCCGGAGCGAGGGTAAAGCGCAGCGCGTGATCGACAAGCGTCAGGACGCATAA
- a CDS encoding DNA helicase RecG produces the protein MVLENNRDNSAVLLTGLSGVGPAVLQRLNKMGLETVEDLLYRLPHRYEDRREIRKISQLRDGVQEVFAGEILVAGETVTKRSRRGIYEVVVGDGSGQISLKWFRYKKQWMKQRFTVGRKAFFIGEVKRYGAVREVHHPDVEILRENETFESHLSSNSLNYGRILPVYPLTEGLHQKTARKIWKDAVERFAGTIKTDLPQELLKKRNLIPIEKAIHSVHWPANDTAIDQLERGLDAGLRSLVYDEFFFLELGMALKRRGVIIEPGIPFEVNHTYTRPLVEMLPFAMTDAQRRVLGEIKKDLMQPHPMNRMVQGDVGCGKTLVALMTALVAIENDCQVAVVAPTEILAEQHYLNFVPWFEQLGLKIARLTGSMTAKNKNETLQAIKEGRIDMVVGTHAVLQEGVEFKRLGLGIVDEQHRFGVKQRAVLKKKGINPHILVMTATPIPRTLAMTVFGDLALSVIDQMPPGRTPVKTTMIGDSNRDRAYRKIREQVDSGFQAYIVYPLVEESEKSDLLAACEAHRQLQEGVFSDLTVGLLHGQMKSDEKESVMTSFKNGQLDVLVTTTVIEVGVDVPRATIMMIEHAERFGLSQLHQLRGRVGRGAGISECILMRSLQCSDDGLRRLQTMCETNDGFKIAEVDLEMRGPGEFLGTRQSGVPDFRIANLLRDSRILEEAREDAFEYANRPDFLTSERYEALRHTLKQRWGSRLELANIG, from the coding sequence CTGGTCCTGGAAAATAATCGTGACAATTCAGCAGTTCTGCTGACCGGATTGAGTGGTGTCGGTCCTGCTGTCTTGCAGCGATTAAATAAAATGGGTCTTGAAACGGTAGAGGATCTTCTCTATCGTCTGCCGCATCGATACGAGGATCGCCGCGAAATCAGGAAGATCTCGCAACTCAGGGATGGAGTTCAGGAGGTTTTTGCCGGAGAAATTCTTGTTGCCGGAGAAACGGTAACAAAACGGTCCCGGCGCGGTATTTACGAGGTTGTTGTCGGTGATGGTTCCGGCCAAATCTCTTTAAAGTGGTTCCGTTACAAAAAACAATGGATGAAGCAACGCTTTACGGTCGGCCGTAAGGCGTTTTTTATTGGTGAGGTGAAACGTTATGGTGCTGTCCGCGAAGTGCATCATCCTGACGTTGAAATCTTACGTGAAAATGAGACCTTTGAATCCCACCTTTCAAGTAATTCATTAAATTATGGCCGGATCCTTCCGGTCTATCCATTGACCGAAGGTCTGCACCAGAAGACGGCAAGAAAGATATGGAAGGATGCTGTTGAACGCTTCGCGGGAACGATCAAAACCGATCTGCCGCAAGAACTGCTCAAAAAACGCAATCTCATTCCAATCGAGAAGGCGATTCATTCAGTTCATTGGCCGGCAAACGACACAGCCATTGATCAGCTCGAACGCGGACTAGATGCTGGGCTGCGCTCTCTTGTTTACGATGAATTTTTTTTTCTTGAACTCGGGATGGCCCTGAAAAGACGCGGTGTGATTATCGAGCCCGGAATTCCGTTTGAGGTCAATCACACCTACACCCGTCCTCTCGTCGAGATGCTGCCGTTTGCGATGACCGATGCCCAGCGACGTGTTCTCGGCGAAATAAAAAAGGATCTGATGCAACCGCACCCGATGAACAGGATGGTTCAGGGCGATGTCGGGTGTGGTAAGACCCTGGTTGCCCTGATGACCGCTCTCGTCGCGATCGAGAACGATTGCCAGGTTGCGGTTGTCGCTCCGACCGAGATCCTCGCTGAGCAGCATTACCTGAACTTTGTGCCATGGTTTGAGCAATTAGGGCTCAAGATTGCCCGGTTGACCGGATCGATGACAGCAAAAAACAAGAATGAGACGCTACAGGCAATAAAGGAAGGGCGTATCGATATGGTCGTTGGCACCCATGCCGTTTTGCAGGAAGGTGTCGAATTCAAGCGTCTCGGACTCGGAATTGTAGATGAACAGCATCGTTTCGGTGTAAAACAGCGGGCCGTTCTCAAAAAAAAGGGGATCAACCCGCATATCCTGGTGATGACGGCCACTCCGATTCCGAGAACACTGGCGATGACGGTATTTGGTGATCTTGCGCTTTCGGTTATTGATCAGATGCCGCCCGGCAGGACTCCGGTAAAAACTACGATGATTGGAGACAGTAACCGGGATCGGGCCTATCGAAAGATTCGCGAACAGGTTGATTCGGGATTCCAGGCTTATATCGTATACCCACTGGTCGAAGAGAGTGAAAAATCGGACCTGCTTGCTGCCTGTGAAGCTCATCGTCAGCTGCAGGAAGGGGTTTTCAGTGATCTAACGGTTGGCCTGCTGCATGGGCAAATGAAGTCTGATGAAAAAGAATCGGTGATGACTTCATTCAAGAACGGTCAACTGGATGTTCTGGTCACGACAACGGTCATCGAGGTCGGGGTTGATGTGCCCAGGGCAACGATCATGATGATTGAACATGCTGAGCGATTCGGATTGTCCCAACTGCACCAATTGCGCGGCCGGGTCGGACGTGGCGCCGGTATTTCCGAATGTATCTTGATGCGTAGCCTGCAATGTTCCGATGATGGCCTGCGGCGTCTGCAAACCATGTGTGAAACGAATGACGGTTTCAAGATTGCCGAAGTTGACCTTGAGATGCGCGGCCCGGGGGAATTCCTCGGCACCAGACAGTCTGGAGTTCCTGATTTCCGGATTGCCAATCTGTTGCGCGACAGCCGCATCCTTGAAGAAGCGCGAGAAGATGCTTTTGAGTATGCAAACCGTCCCGATTTTCTGACCTCAGAAAGGTACGAAGCGCTGCGTCATACCCTGAAGCAGCGCTGGGGGTCGCGTCTTGAGCTGGCGAATATCGGCTGA
- a CDS encoding indolepyruvate oxidoreductase subunit beta (Involved in the incorporation of exogenous aryl acids in the biosynthesis of aromatic amino acids: catalysis of the ferredoxin-dependent oxidative decarboxylation of arylpyruvates.), producing MANNVKSILLAGVGGQGTLLASEVLAEVLMLAGFDVKKSEIHGMSQRGGSVTSHVRWGEKVFSPLIPAGTADILFGFEILETYRHLPMLRKGGAIVANDLKIAPGPVASGTESYPDDITAKLKEQVDDVLLVDGMDKAKQAGNYRTVNTVLLGALSKRMDISEELWLKALEKLVPEKFLQENLKAFELGRLA from the coding sequence ATGGCAAATAATGTGAAGAGTATACTGCTGGCTGGTGTCGGTGGTCAGGGAACTCTGCTGGCCAGTGAAGTCCTGGCAGAAGTGCTGATGCTGGCCGGGTTCGATGTGAAAAAAAGTGAAATTCATGGCATGTCCCAACGCGGCGGAAGCGTGACGTCGCATGTACGCTGGGGGGAGAAGGTGTTTTCACCGCTGATTCCGGCTGGAACCGCCGATATCCTGTTCGGTTTCGAGATCCTGGAGACCTACCGTCATTTACCGATGCTGCGTAAGGGTGGGGCAATCGTAGCCAACGATCTCAAAATAGCCCCGGGGCCGGTTGCCAGTGGTACAGAAAGCTATCCGGATGATATCACGGCCAAACTGAAAGAACAGGTTGATGATGTTTTGCTGGTTGACGGCATGGACAAGGCCAAACAGGCCGGGAATTACCGTACAGTCAACACGGTCCTGCTCGGTGCGCTCTCGAAGCGTATGGATATTTCCGAGGAGTTGTGGCTCAAGGCGCTGGAGAAACTGGTTCCGGAGAAGTTCCTTCAGGAAAACCTTAAGGCTTTCGAACTCGGTCGTCTGGCGTGA